One Candidatus Lokiarchaeota archaeon DNA window includes the following coding sequences:
- a CDS encoding phosphorylase has product MKWLSDEESVVKPNQYAVDFHASTSIVCFASPAFRCLMNSLSMEGSQQAPSIAGSQQGVMNDSFVVYECMFGSPAAGMLMETLIASGIRQVIMVGDAGSLTGECKIGDILLPTWGIREEGTSFHYLAANERCETSKKLVDELRKPLHSIEHHEGGVWTTDAPFRETLEKITRFRKQGAIAVEMECTALMAIASFRDIQFAAVLTITDELFSGKWNVGFKSEQVQLAREIVAKIVSSVVL; this is encoded by the coding sequence ATGAAATGGCTATCAGACGAAGAATCTGTTGTCAAACCAAATCAGTATGCTGTAGATTTCCATGCTTCCACATCAATAGTGTGCTTTGCTTCTCCCGCCTTCAGATGCCTCATGAACAGCTTGAGCATGGAAGGAAGTCAGCAAGCTCCTTCAATAGCAGGCTCACAACAGGGGGTAATGAACGACTCTTTCGTCGTCTATGAATGCATGTTTGGTTCTCCTGCTGCGGGAATGCTTATGGAAACGCTAATTGCTTCTGGCATACGGCAAGTTATCATGGTTGGAGATGCTGGTTCTCTTACGGGCGAATGCAAAATTGGAGATATCCTCCTTCCAACTTGGGGTATCCGTGAGGAAGGTACATCTTTTCATTACCTGGCAGCAAACGAACGATGTGAAACCTCCAAGAAATTGGTTGATGAATTACGAAAACCACTACATAGCATAGAGCATCACGAAGGAGGTGTTTGGACGACGGACGCCCCCTTTCGAGAGACTCTTGAGAAAATTACCCGATTCAGGAAGCAAGGTGCAATCGCCGTTGAGATGGAGTGCACTGCGTTGATGGCTATTGCCTCATTTCGGGATATTCAATTTGCAGCAGTATTGACGATTACTGATGAACTTTTTAGCGGGAAATGGAATGTAGGTTTCAAATCCGAACAAGTTCAATTGGCGAGAGAAATAGTTGCGAAGATAGTTTCCTCAGTTGTGCTATAA
- a CDS encoding MFS transporter — MSEQVHGNQYNVWEDYYLLIQGVFYFAQGVAMGALFFLTAFLDYLSVGPFQRIVVQAVIWLPWYLKIVFGVLSDNFPLAGYGRRKPYIFMAGLFGVIGWVTLPLHSVFTPLLLVSGILASLGTSMSDATIDALAVDITPPKRRGTMQGVSWGSRGLGVGIAGVVVGVLADQNLWVQIFAVPGLIVSGATFLVLLFEERPLPPDFERVPMSTYTGVLKQRNVMICMVFQMLAGAGIAILSILQTFLEEGLGFTNTTIGIVFAIFSAGMFIGAVVFGLLGDRIAVRVTLPITALAYTVVILSILALDVTIPMIASVFFFAVGLVNGGYEATQMRISMDNSPVVAAGTMYNLYNSISNLGQVAIGAILIAMFVEAVGDYRIGWQLAWMFLLLSLVPGYFLVRKKNLETEGVSSTANTK, encoded by the coding sequence ATGTCGGAACAAGTCCATGGCAATCAATACAACGTTTGGGAAGACTATTACCTCCTCATCCAAGGTGTATTCTATTTTGCACAAGGAGTAGCAATGGGGGCTCTGTTCTTCCTGACAGCATTCTTAGATTATCTGTCAGTAGGCCCCTTCCAAAGGATTGTCGTGCAAGCGGTCATATGGTTGCCGTGGTATCTGAAAATTGTATTTGGCGTTCTTTCTGACAATTTCCCATTGGCCGGCTACGGCAGAAGAAAACCGTATATCTTCATGGCGGGATTGTTTGGGGTCATTGGCTGGGTTACTCTGCCATTGCATTCTGTCTTTACTCCACTGCTATTGGTGTCAGGGATCCTTGCCTCGCTCGGAACAAGTATGAGCGACGCCACAATCGATGCTCTGGCTGTGGATATCACTCCACCCAAACGACGCGGTACTATGCAAGGAGTCTCATGGGGTTCACGTGGTCTGGGTGTTGGCATAGCTGGTGTAGTGGTTGGCGTGTTGGCGGATCAGAACCTCTGGGTACAAATATTCGCTGTACCTGGCCTTATCGTAAGTGGCGCGACGTTTCTTGTTCTCCTCTTTGAAGAGCGGCCTTTGCCGCCTGATTTTGAGAGAGTTCCTATGAGCACTTACACTGGAGTGCTGAAACAGAGAAATGTCATGATCTGTATGGTGTTTCAGATGCTCGCAGGAGCAGGGATTGCTATCCTCAGCATACTACAAACATTCTTGGAGGAAGGGCTGGGCTTCACCAATACTACAATTGGTATTGTATTTGCGATATTCTCAGCAGGGATGTTCATTGGTGCAGTTGTATTTGGGTTGCTGGGTGATCGAATTGCAGTTAGAGTGACATTGCCCATCACAGCTCTAGCGTACACGGTTGTCATCCTAAGCATTCTAGCGCTTGATGTAACCATACCGATGATTGCTTCGGTGTTCTTCTTTGCCGTTGGTCTGGTGAATGGCGGATACGAGGCCACTCAGATGAGAATCAGTATGGATAATTCGCCAGTAGTGGCAGCCGGTACAATGTACAATCTGTATAACAGCATCTCAAATCTCGGCCAGGTTGCTATAGGAGCCATTCTGATTGCGATGTTCGTAGAAGCAGTTGGGGACTACAGAATCGGATGGCAGCTTGCTTGGATGTTCCTTCTCCTAAGCTTGGTCCCTGGATATTTTCTGGTTCGAAAGAAAAACCTAGAAACGGAAGGCGTGAGTTCCACGGCAAACACTAAATGA